TCTTGCCCCAGTTTGTCCCGAGTCTTTGGTTCCTGCAGCCTGGCCAGGAGGGACTGGTTCCCGCCGTCGTGGGCCCAGCCCGGCAGCAGCGAGGCCAGCCCCGTGCTGGTGGCCACATAAGGGTACTGGTCGGCGGTGACGTCGAGGCCACGGGCCCTGGCCTGGTCGATGAGGGCCAGAGAGTCCTTGACCCGGCCCCAGTTGGCCCGGCCGACGGCTTTGTGATGGGAGATGTGCACCGGCAGGCCGGCCTTCTCACCGATCTCGATGGCCTCGGCCACCGCCTCGAGGAGGCGGTCGGCCTCGTTGCGGATGTGGCTCATGTAGATGCCGCCGGCTTCAGCCGCCACTCGGGCCAGCTCGATCAGTTCCTCGGTGTCGCTGTACGAGCCGGGAGGATAGATCAACCCGCTGGTCAGGGCCCTGGCCCCGGCGGCCATGGCCGCGCCGACGAGGTCCTTCATTCGCTCCATTTCTGCGGGACTGGCCGGACGGTTATCGTAGCCGACCACGGCCTCGCGGACGGTCCCGTGTCCGACCGTCGGGACGACGTTGACGGCCACGCCGGCCCTTTCCAATCGAGCCAGATAGTCGGCCAGGCTGAACCAGTCGACCTCGATCTTCGGCCCGTCGCCGAGGAGGGTCTGCACGGCCTTCTCGCGGGCCGCCGGGTTGATGGGGGCGGCCGAGGCCCCGCACTGGCCGATGACTTCGGTGGTCACCCCCTGGCGCACCTTGCTTTCGGCTTTGGGGTTGACCAACAGGGGAAGGTCAGAATGGGAATGGGCGTCGATGAACCCCGGGGAGAGGATCATCCCCCCGGCGTCGATGGTCAGGTCGGCGTCGCTGACGAGGCCCCGCCCGGCGGCCCTGATCCGGCCGCCGGCGACGGCGACGTCGGCGCGGTACCAAGGGGCCCCGGTGCCATCGAGCACCCGGGCCCCGCGAATGAGGATGTCATCCAAATCTATCGCCTCGCTTTGCCTGCTGATCGGCTCCCCCGGCCAAGCCGGGAGAGCTGGCTCTTGGGAATAATCCACATGATGGCAAAACTTCGCCCCGGGGCAGCCAACTCCTGTCGCCCCGGGGCCTTTCGTCAACCGCTCATTGACTCATCCTTTAACCGCCTGTCCCTCCACCCGCCCGGCCAGGACGGGCCTAAGCGCTCACTTGACGACGGTTACATTCCTGGTGATGGGCCGGTCGGCGGAGAAATGACCGCCGATGGACTCGACCGCCTTCCCGGCCACAAGGATTTGGACCTGCTTGACCTCGGGGAACTCGGTTAGTGTGTCGGCGATGGCGGCCAGGGTCAGGGCCTCGCCGCGGGCCCCCACGTTGAGTTTCATGACCTCCTGGCTGAAGTCGACGTAGGCCGTCCCGTCCTTGACCTTGACCCCGAGCACGCGGGTCTCGGCCGGGAGGACCGGGGTCAGGTTACTGCCGGCCTCCGGCCCCCTGATCAACTCCTGGATCGCCTGGACCAGGGGGTCGCCGGCCTTGGCCACCAAGCGCTTGACCGGACTCAGGTACATCTCGGACGGCGTGCTGGTCACGAAGTAGACCGTGACCGGGCGGGCGAGCTGGTCGATGGTTCCTTGCAGCTGGGTGTTCTTGGCTGTCAGGTCGGCCACTTGCTTCTCCAGCTGGTCGACCCGTGCCTTCAACTCGGCCGCCTGCTTGGCCGAAGGGCCGGTGCACCCGGCGGCCAGGGTGGCGACGATGGCGGCCACCACGGCGAAGCCCATCACCCTTTGCCTCAGATAGCTCTTCATCTGGTCAGGGACCCCTTTCCTGGCTCAGTCTTGATCGTCACTGAGGCAGGCCGCATAGACCTGCCGGCGGCCGAGCCCGGTCATGACGGCGACCCGCTTGATCGCTTCCTTCTTGGACAGCCCGTCGGCCTGCTGTTCGGAGACGAGCCTCCGCAGGTCGGCCGGCAGGGGGGGGCCGGCCGTCGGCGTGGCCGGTCGACCAGCCACGACCAGGCAGGCTTCCCCTCTTATCTTGCCCTCGGGAAAGAGGGCGTGCAACTCAGCCAGAACTACCGCCGCCGTCCCGCGGTGGAATGTCTCGTGGACCTTGGTCAGTTCCCTGGCGACGACGATCGGGCGGTCGCCGAGGACTGCGCCCAGTTCGGTCAAGCACTCGGCCAGACGGTGGGGGGCCTCGTAGAAGACCGTGGTCCAGGTGACGTCTATTAGACGCCGAAAGACCTCACGGCGTTCCCGGGCTACCCGTGGGACGAAGCCGGCAAAGGTGAACGGAGTCGTCGGAAGCCCCGAGGCTACCAAGGCGGTCAGCGCGGCGCTCGGTCCCGGAACGGGGACGACGGTCAGGCCGGCCGCCACGGCTTCGTGGACCAGGTCTTCGCCCGGGTCGGAGATACCCGGCAGGCCGGCGTCGGTGACCAGGGCGACCGATTTGCCTCGGCGGAGGTCCTCGATGATGGCCGGGCCGCGGGACCGTTTGTTGTGTTCGTGGTAGCTGACGACCCGCCGGCTGATGCCTTCGTGGGCGAGGAGGGCTCTGGTCCGCCGAGTGTCCTCGGCGGCCACGTACTCCACGGAGGACAGGATTTGGACGGCCCTCGGGCTGAGGTCGCCCAGGTTGCCGATGGGGGTCCCACATAGGTAGAGGAGACCGGGGGCGGTCTCCCCCGTCGCCGCTGCTTCGCTCTCGGACAAGGCTGCTTTCTCCTCCCTGGGCAACGACTTCCAGGCCTGCTCAAGGCGGGCCGCGTCCCGGTGGGTCAGCCCGGCGCGGCTCGCCACCAGGGTCACCGGTCCGCGACCCCTGGTGTAACGGGCGCCCTTCCCTTCATCGTGGGCGGCCAGGCGCCGGTCCAAGTCTTTGGCCAGTCCGGCATAGTAAGTGCCGTCGGCGCACCTGACTAGGTAGACGGTATACGAGGCGGCCTCGGCCTGGCGGTCCACCGGCTCACCGCTCGGTCCCATAGATGGCCCTCACTTCCGGGGCGTATCCCCCGTCCGCTCCGCGGATGACCAGGTCGGGCTCGACCTTCAGCCCGGGGCGCCCGCCTCGCCGGCCTTCGACCAGGACGAGCTTGGAGACTGCTCCGGGGCTCGGCCTGATCAGGCGGACCCGCTTCGGCTCGAGACCCTCGGATCGCAGCCCCACGAGCAAGTCGGCCAACCGCTCGGTCAGATAGTTGAGATAGATGCGGCCGCCGTGGCGGGCCAACCGGCGGGCCGCCCTCAGCACGTCCCCGAGGGCACACCCCAGTTCATGACGGGACAGGGCGCGCGCCTGGCTCGGGGAGACGCGACCGGTCCCGGCCGGACGGAAAGGAGGATTGACGGTGATCGCGTCGAACGGCCGGTCGACCCCGAGGTCCTCGAGGGTCACCGTGCGGAGGTCCCCTCGGACGATCCGCACATGGTCGCCCAGCCCATTCCGGTCGACGCTCCTCTGGGCCAACTCGGCCAGGTCGGGCTGGAGCTCAAGGCCGACAATGGAGATGGGGCTGCGGGCGGCGACCAGCAAGGGGATGACCCCGCATCCGGTGCCCAGGTCGCACCAGCGTTCACCGGGCCGGGCCTGAGCGAAGTGGGCCAGAAGGACGGTGTCCATCGAGAAAGCCACCTCGGGCCGCTGGATTATCTTCAAACCGGCCAGCCCCAGGTCGTCCAGGCGCTCCATTTTGGCCCAACCCCCAATCGTCCACCCATCGAAAGGACGTGGCCGCCGCCACGTCCATTGCTTCAGGCACCTTCGGGGGCTTTCGGTCCCCGCTCCTTCTTGTCCCTGGGCTTCTCCCCGGGGGGCTTGGCCGTCTCCGGAGTCCCCTGGGCCGCGGCCGGCTCAGCCTCCTTGGTTCCGTTCCCGCCCTTCGCGCGACTCTCCCGGCGGGGTTCCTTCCGCTCCACGTCCTCGGCGGGGAAGTCAACCACCGTCTGATCTTCAAACTCCACCGAGATGATGCTGCGGGCGGGATTCTGGGCCGCCACGCGGCCCTCACCCTGGGGGGTAATCACCGCCGCCCCGACCTCCGGACTGCCGGTCTTGGCCCCGTCATAGTGGTCACATTCGTAGCGCAGGCAGCACATCAACCGGCCGCAAAGGCCGGAGATCTTCGTCGGGTTGAGGGAGAGGTTCTGTTCTTTGGCCATCTTGATCGACACCGGGGCGAAGTCTCCGAGGAAGGACGAGCAGCAGACGCAGCGCCCGCAGGGCCCGAGTCCGCCGAGCATCTTGGCCTCATCGCGGACGCCGATCTGGCGCAACTCGATCCGTGTGCGGAAGGTCGCCGCCAGGTCCCGCACGAGCTCCCGGAAGTCGACGCGACCTTCGGCGGTGAAGTAAAAGATGATCTTGCTGCCGTCGAAGGTGTACTCGCAATCGATGAGGTTCATCTCCAGCCCGTGCTCAGTCACTTTCTTGGCGCAGACGGCCAGGGCCTCCCGCTCGCGCCGCCGGTTCTCTTCGATCTCGGCGGCGTCCTTCTCGTTGGCCAGCCGGATGACCCTCTTAAGGGGGGCGACGACCTCGTCTTCGCCGACCGGTTTCGGACCGACGACCACCTCGCCGTATTCCACGCCCCGGGCGGTTTCGACGATGACCTGGTCGCCCGAGGCGATGGTCAGCTCTCCAGGGTCGAAGTAGTAGACTTTCCCGGCCCGCTTGAAGCGGACCCCGACGACATTCGGCAAGCCGTGTTCCTCCTGAGGTCAAAGGTTCAACAGAACGTACTCAATGGCCAGACGGGGCTGAACGTTGCGGCGCAGGCCCTCCAGGGCCCGCTCGATGAGCCCGAGCCCCCGATGGAGCCTGGCCTGATCGTAATCGGCACAGAGTCGCCGGACCGTCTGTCGGTCCTCCCAACCGGCCAGTCGGCCGGCCTGCGGGTCGACCGCGATGACAAGGCCGTCGCGGAAGAGAGTCGCCAGGTCGCCCAGGAACTCGGCCAGGGCTTCGCGATCTTCTCC
The sequence above is drawn from the Bacillota bacterium genome and encodes:
- a CDS encoding D-aminoacylase, giving the protein MDDILIRGARVLDGTGAPWYRADVAVAGGRIRAAGRGLVSDADLTIDAGGMILSPGFIDAHSHSDLPLLVNPKAESKVRQGVTTEVIGQCGASAAPINPAAREKAVQTLLGDGPKIEVDWFSLADYLARLERAGVAVNVVPTVGHGTVREAVVGYDNRPASPAEMERMKDLVGAAMAAGARALTSGLIYPPGSYSDTEELIELARVAAEAGGIYMSHIRNEADRLLEAVAEAIEIGEKAGLPVHISHHKAVGRANWGRVKDSLALIDQARARGLDVTADQYPYVATSTGLASLLPGWAHDGGNQSLLARLQEPKTRDKLGQEVTDEVERRLGFDKILIATLWNQQNLKYQGWTLEAIARDRGVDPWTATCDLLTSEGGYVGMVGFAMNEDDVKTVMAHPAVMIGSDGSALAPYGALAQGKPHPRNYGTFPRVLGRYVREEKVLTLPEAVRKMTSLPAARMGLWDRGLIRPGFAADLVIFHPDEVADRATFGDPHQYPAGVLYVIVNGQIVVDPAGHTGAVPGRVLRNLRADPR
- a CDS encoding GerMN domain-containing protein; its protein translation is MKSYLRQRVMGFAVVAAIVATLAAGCTGPSAKQAAELKARVDQLEKQVADLTAKNTQLQGTIDQLARPVTVYFVTSTPSEMYLSPVKRLVAKAGDPLVQAIQELIRGPEAGSNLTPVLPAETRVLGVKVKDGTAYVDFSQEVMKLNVGARGEALTLAAIADTLTEFPEVKQVQILVAGKAVESIGGHFSADRPITRNVTVVK
- the rsmI gene encoding 16S rRNA (cytidine(1402)-2'-O)-methyltransferase, whose amino-acid sequence is MGPSGEPVDRQAEAASYTVYLVRCADGTYYAGLAKDLDRRLAAHDEGKGARYTRGRGPVTLVASRAGLTHRDAARLEQAWKSLPREEKAALSESEAAATGETAPGLLYLCGTPIGNLGDLSPRAVQILSSVEYVAAEDTRRTRALLAHEGISRRVVSYHEHNKRSRGPAIIEDLRRGKSVALVTDAGLPGISDPGEDLVHEAVAAGLTVVPVPGPSAALTALVASGLPTTPFTFAGFVPRVARERREVFRRLIDVTWTTVFYEAPHRLAECLTELGAVLGDRPIVVARELTKVHETFHRGTAAVVLAELHALFPEGKIRGEACLVVAGRPATPTAGPPLPADLRRLVSEQQADGLSKKEAIKRVAVMTGLGRRQVYAACLSDDQD
- a CDS encoding methyltransferase, with protein sequence MERLDDLGLAGLKIIQRPEVAFSMDTVLLAHFAQARPGERWCDLGTGCGVIPLLVAARSPISIVGLELQPDLAELAQRSVDRNGLGDHVRIVRGDLRTVTLEDLGVDRPFDAITVNPPFRPAGTGRVSPSQARALSRHELGCALGDVLRAARRLARHGGRIYLNYLTERLADLLVGLRSEGLEPKRVRLIRPSPGAVSKLVLVEGRRGGRPGLKVEPDLVIRGADGGYAPEVRAIYGTER
- a CDS encoding stage 0 sporulation family protein, which translates into the protein MPNVVGVRFKRAGKVYYFDPGELTIASGDQVIVETARGVEYGEVVVGPKPVGEDEVVAPLKRVIRLANEKDAAEIEENRRREREALAVCAKKVTEHGLEMNLIDCEYTFDGSKIIFYFTAEGRVDFRELVRDLAATFRTRIELRQIGVRDEAKMLGGLGPCGRCVCCSSFLGDFAPVSIKMAKEQNLSLNPTKISGLCGRLMCCLRYECDHYDGAKTGSPEVGAAVITPQGEGRVAAQNPARSIISVEFEDQTVVDFPAEDVERKEPRRESRAKGGNGTKEAEPAAAQGTPETAKPPGEKPRDKKERGPKAPEGA